CCATTCAGAATGATAAATACAGATGGGAGGGTGACTGAGAGTCTCAGGCACTACTGCTTGTGAGCTCTGCCGTGGGCGGAGCTTGAGGGGGTGGGTACCTGGCCTGGCGTTGTGACTGGgcgggggagggaaagggggtgtgggggtgggcggCTCTTCAGTACAGCTGTTCAGCAGCTGGAGGTACTCCAATGCACTGGCGAACTCCCTGCAAGACAGAGGAGGCAATAAacactcatacagtatgtatgcatatatatatatatatatatatatatatatatatgaacacacacacacacagaacggGAATGTTACCCGTTGTCATCCCTGCGCTTGCTGGTGCCTGCGTTAGAGTGTGGTTGTATGAGGGAATGCACGGCTCTCTCCAGTAGCTTCTCACAGAAACAGCGATGCAGCTGGGAGATGGGGTCCGCTGTGAACACAGGCCGCACCGGACAGTTAGCATTCAAGACCCTACTGAGGTGGCTAATGCAGGCTACAAAGAACTGTTAGCATTCAGGACCTAACTGAGGTGGCTAATGCAGGCAACAAAGGACAGTTAGCATTCAGGACCCTACTGAGGTGGCTAATGCAGGCAATAAAGGACAGTTAGCATTCAGGACCTAACTGAGGTGGCTAATGCAGGCTACAAAGGACTGTTAGCATTCAGGACCCTACTGAGCTAgctaatgtaggctacaaagGACTGTTAGCATTCAGGACCTAACTGAGGTGGCTAATGCAGGCTACAAAGGACAGTTAGCATTCAGGACCCTACTGAGGTGGTTAATGCAGGCTACAAAGGACAGTTAGCATTCAGGACCCTACTGAGGTGGCTAATGCAGGCTACAAAGGACTGTTAGCATTCAGGACCTAACTGAGGTGGCTGATGCAGGCTACACAGGACTGTTAGCATTCAGGACCTAACTGAGTAAAATTCCCTCCAAAACTTCCCCCGAGTGGGATGTGTGAGACAGTAAAGCACCTGGATCTCGTTGGGAAGTGTACACCCCTTCTCGACTCTCAGAATTCacagaccaatcacagctcaaGAAGAACTGTCTGCCCAGTGGGGTGAAGAGCCAGCGCAGCCATTCAGGGAGCGGCCTGGAATCTGACTGACAGGCCACGCCTTCGGCACAGCTCAACAGGTAtccctgagagggagagagagttaatAAAGTTAATAAATTCCAACTGAAACTAACTGAAAATGGGTGACGCCACTACACACTGCTATACACTCTCCCCAGAAGCTTACAATCAGCAAGTcacacaagagaaaaaaaatagagacagacagagcgggAGAGAATGATATTCAGGAGGTTCTAAACTGAAGACTCACAGGCAGACAGGACAGGTGGTGTCCGAGCAGGACCCTGAGTGCCGTTGCCGCAGTGACGTAGATCTCGGCCTGCTGGGCCGGGGCCATCTTCCCCTGAGCGCTCTCGCTTAGATTCACcgcactgagagacagagacaggcccCACAGACTGCTGCGCTGAGCCAGCTTccctgcacacgcacaaacacacgcacacacacacgcacacgcacgcggatacacgcgcacacacacatacatgcgcacacacaagcacacacacacatacacacagttggAAATGAGCCATAATGTTGTGAATGCAGTACATCTCATAACTGTTTTGTACATCTGCTACACATCTTTACCTATGAAACTCAGCTAATTATCACACACTTCCATTTTCTCTGGAATTAGTGCAGTTAATTTTCTTCCCCAGAGAAAGTCCCATGGTGCACCAGCGGATCGCGGCGATGATCTTACCGGTGAGCTGCAGCTGACTCAGGCGGTGGTAGACCAGCGCTGCGTCTCGGGCGCTGGTCCGAGACTCCTCCCCCTTGTGCCTCCCTCCAATCTGGCGCACCAGCCAGCCCAGCGGGGTGGGCCGATGCAAGCAGTAGCGAATCACGTTCCAGGACAGCGAGCAGGCCAGGTCCAGACCGGAGGTCGGCAGGGCCCGGGacaagacagacaggcaggtctGCAGGCTGGCGTCTGCAGCGGCGTAATCACCctgaggaggacaggagagaccTCTGCCTTACTCCTCTAAACACGGCATCCTCAAATCCCAAGACCAAACGGGGAGAGAAAGGCCCGCATAAACACCCACAAATCCCTCTGCACCCCTTAAAAAGCAAGGTGATGTCATATTTATACTGCCACCCATGCTTAATGTTTTCATTCCAGTGGAAccattctgattggttgttaagcaAAACAGGACATAAATGCATGGCTAccagtgctccgaaaaataaacacaagatgTGGTGCAAGACAAAAACTAAAGCTGAAAGAGAGGAGACGGAGGAACGAGAAGAAGGCTCACCCTGTGCAAGTGGAGGTCTGCTTGCTTCCGGTGTCTCCAGAAGCAGACGGAtttgggggagtggaggggggtgaTGGGCTCCCAGAGGTACAGCACTCTGACGCACCCCCACACGGCCCCCACGCCGCTCaatacccacacactcacccagggCAACAGGCACCACAGCCATCCAGCtgcaggggtggggagagagagagaggggggagggggaaggggaggaagagagagggagaaagggagggagggagaaagagaaaaagagggttGGAGGAAGAGAGACCAATGAGCATACAGTTTGTGTTTATCATCACGgttcatttttcccccccagcaTGGAAAGGAAGTGACAGAACACCCCCCACAGCCAACTGGCCCTTTTCACACAACCAGACAACCTGACAGAAGCATCATCTTCACAGCTGAGCTCTGCCTCCTCACTCACAAGCCTGAGCCCGCCATGTGGGAAATGGAAACTCACCAAAGTTCTGGGTTTGACTGGGCAGGCCGAACAGGGACCTGGTGGGCCCGTGCCCTCCTCCCGCGGCCACCCAgccgggccccgccccgcgGGCATCGGACACCCCGCCCCGGGCCTCGGACCCCAGGAGCGAGGGCAGGGGGttgagggagaggcagaggaaggTAAGGGCGCAGAGGAGGAGACGGGAGCGGTCCATCACTCCGACGGAGGAGGGCGAGTTCGGCTCGCTcttcacctgagagagagacaggccagACACCACAGCTTTCAGCAGCCATTTCAGCATCAATACACCGACTGCCCTGCTTTTATCAGTCAGTTACTTTACTGCACTCAGCTTATCAGAGGCAGCTCCAGCCAGCCAGAGTGGCTCTGAGCACATACCAGGAGAGCTAAGCAGGTCAATGACTTTGAACTACTCCTGAAACTCAtttgttgtaaaaataaatacatttttaaaaaaacttttaaaaagtgaagcatttataaaaacaagcaGTTACTCTAGTTCTTTTTCGTAAtgcaagcttttatttttggaaatctaaAAGTCCTTTGGCCATTTTGCatccattattatttatatataaatataagctGCAAAATGCTTTTTGCATATTCTGGTGTACGTATAGCGGGTGTATGTGCGATAGCGGTGTCGTACTAGGCGGGTGTAACGGTGTACTAGCGGGTGTATGCTAGTCGAAGCGGGTGTATGCGTAGCGGTGTAGTAGCGTGTACGTAGCGGGTGCTAGTGACGTAGCGGGTGTATGCGTAGGGGTTGATAGCGGGTGTATGCGTAGCGGGTGTACAGTTATAGCGGGTGTATGCGTAGCGGGTGTACGTATAGCGGGTGTATGGTAGCGGGTGTATGCTAGCGGGTGTACGTATAGCGGGTGTATGCGTAGCGGGTGTACGTACAGCGGGTGTATGCGTAGCGGGTGTACGTATAGCGGGTGTATGCGTAGCGGGTGTATGCATAGCGGGTGTACGTATAGCGGGTGTATGCGTAGCGGGTGTACGTACAGCGGGTGTATGCGTAGCGGGTGTACGTATAGCGGGTGTATGCGTAGCGGGTGTATGCGTAGCGGGTGTATGCATAGCGGGTGTACGTATAGCGGGTGTATGCGTAGCGGGTGTACGTATAGCGGGTGTATGCGTAGCGGGTGTATGCATAGCGGGTGATGCGTAAGCGGGTGTACGCATGCAGGTATGCTGCGGGTGTACGTACAGCGGGTGTATGCGTAGCGGGTGTACGTATAGCGGGTGTATGCGTAGCGGGTGTACGCGTAGCGGGTGTATGCATAGCGGGTGTACGTATAGCGGGTGTACGTATAGCGGGTGTACGCATAGCGGGTGTATGCGTAGCGGGTGTATGCGTAGCGGGTGTATGCATAGCGGGTGTACGTATAGCGGGTGTACGTATAGCGGGTGTACGCGGTTCCGTACCTGCTCGTGCTCTAGTAAGGGGCTGGCGGGTTCCGAGTCGATGCAGTATGGGGAGAATTGGTGGGGGGAGCCGGAACCCGAGTCCGACGCTGGGGGAGACATCATCACCACCTCGGGCTTCATCTCCACGGAGTCATCCGTCAGACAGACCGACTCTGACAGAGAAAAGCGAGAGGTGAGCACTGCCTGCATTCTGACAGGATGGGTTATACTTTCAGTTCCTTCTAACCTTATACACCAAGCCTGTCTCCCTAttcaaatttttacatttatttatataacctTCCCGGTAGCTGAAAGACCCACTGAGAAAAATAATCTTTCTTCCAAGGGAGACCTGGCCAGGCTGGGCTCAAGTTTGGCCTTCAATAATGAACAAGTCTCCggtaatttaaatatttctgtcatCTCGTCTCAATATTATCTTCCTTTCTttcagcagtgatgtcacaaagccTAGCTTAGGATGGATATGTAGACGATTAGGGTCGACATTCCAGGTCTCACAAATGTAACATACTGTTCTTCTGGTTGGACATCTTCAGGGTCAGGTTCTCCTGCCGCAGTTTGTGGTTGACCTGCTGCAGATACTTGATGTAGTCGATAGCCTTTCGCAACACTCCCGACTTGTGCATCTAGACAATGATACAGGGGCGTATGTCAACGTACagcaccaaaaacacacaactaTTCACAGGGCATAATCTTCTTAATCCAATCTCACAATACCTGCATAATTGATACACATCATAATGATTGTATTTGGCATGATTAACACAGAAAACTAATATTTATCTATTCTCACTTCATCATTCAACCCAGTCTGATTCAACCCACTTTACTAACAATGCAAAGGTACCAATTAGTTCAGCAGGTCAGATCTCagatccaaaatggctgccttagCTACCAAATGGTTCAAACAGGTCAGTGTATTTACAGAGGTTTCTGATGACCTGTTGGCCCTACCATGGCTGGTATAGGTGCGTTTGGGGGGGTTCATGTTCTAAAGGAAGAAATGCACTTCACGTAACTCCAAAGCCACTTGTAGAGTGATGGTATGAGTTTATACATGTGTATGCTACCTGATCATTCTTCAAAAAATTATGTTcaccttatttttatttcagacgATTTCCTACAGAACATGCAACCTTAGACCACTGCCCTCCAGGAAAGGAGTACCAGTATGATAAGAATATGGATTTTTATGtttgaataaatgcaataaaataaagtgtgtTCATATGTACAGACTCCGGAAACACAGCGACACTGTACAAGCTGTAGACCACAGCAGGTGAACAACCCCTTTAAAGTGACGGTCCCAGTACTGTCACCAGCCCCCCACTCCCTAAGTGAGACCCACCTTGGCGTCGTTGCCCATCACCAGGTCCCTGAGCTCCAGGATCTTGTCGTTGATGGAGGAGCGGTATCTCTTTTCAATGATGTTGTGGGtggttctcctctctccttccttcatGCCCGTCCCGGGACCCATCCCCACTCCTAACCCCTGGTCCAGGCCCGCTCTGCTGTTACCCATGCTGTGGGACACCCCTGATGACAGCTGTTTGATGGGCAGCTTGTCTCCGCCTCCCATCATGACAGGTACAGTGGTGAGAATGTTTCCGCCCATCAGAGTCTGAGCAAAATTAAGGGCAATAGGGAGTTAATTCACGATTTAGTGCCATATTAAGGCAAAGACTGAGTTATGAAAGTGATTAAACATTATTAAGACTGTAGGAGGAAGCCAGAGTGGGAAACAAGGCAGGGAAAAGCACCAGTGGAAACAAACAGAccaactgacagacagacagacagacagacggaccaacagacagacagacagacagacagacgaaaACAAGGTCATACCGGCACCTGTAGGGCGGTGGTCTGGATGGGCGTGGTCAGCGTGGTGATGCTGGCTGGGTTCTGCATCGTGGACAGAACCTGAGTCCCATCTGGCTTCAGAGTTGTCAGCACCAATGAATCAGTCTTCAAAATCTGGGGCTGGTGGACAAggacctgagagacagagagacacacacacagacagagagagacacacagagacagtaatTATGATTACAGAGGGGGACACTTACAGAAAATGTCACTACAATGCCCAGGGTTTACATAGGAGTAAATCAATGTGCATATTAACACTCAGATACGGAGATGCACTCTGGCTGATGAACATATCAGCCTGGCACTAAAGAAATtgaacaaacacattcatttgcagaaaatccatatgtgtttgaaaatgaaacacagTCGTGAAAAACAATAACCAAATGTGTCACAAATGAACAGACGCAGCCTTGAGTTTCAGCCCTGCTGAAAGAAAATGCTTCACCTGCTGGACCTGTTGCATCTGCGGTGACACTGTATGTACAGCAGAGGGCGTTGATAGCGTCTGTATAGTCTGGCCCGCTGGTGTCAGAACACGCTGGTGCTGTATTGTCATTGGCTGAACTTGTGGCGATGTCATAATGCTCTGCATCTGTGGCTGCAGGACTGTGGGAAGAGGGGAGGTAGGGGTGTTACCACAGCATACAGAAAGTTTAATCGCTTTAACATAATGGTTGATGTGAGGATCAAAGCTGATCTCGGTTCTGCTGGTGGTTGCCGAAGCAGAGATTATTAATCAAACACTAATCACTACTTTTTTATCTATCATGCAACATTACaattcagaaaacacaaaaaagaattaAACGCTTAATTTTAAAAGGGAAATTAAGCAAAGCTGCATACTGCTATGGTCCTAGTTATATTTTAACAAAGGTATGCATGTAGAGATATTGTGAAGCATCAGAACGTGCAGGTCCCCTttaagaacaaataaacaacagtgTATATACTACAAAGACTGAACGTCTCTACCAACCCAAGAACACTCtccattataaataaatacggtaaaaaatgtaacaaatgaaaaatataagaTTGAGTGTCTTAAACGAGCACTGCAGAGACATGGTGCCATGGGTCGCTCACCCTGGAAGCTGGTGGTGGGACTCTGGTGacagatgacctggttctggATGAAGCGGGACGGGGAGGCGGTGGTGAGGGTTGGGGCGAACATCACAGTCTGGGCCTGGGTCTGGACCGGGAAGCTCTGGGTCTGAACGGTGAGGGCCTGGGCCTGGACTGGGACAGCCTGGGTCTGCATCGGGACAGCCTGGGTCTGGACCTGCAGGGTCTGGGTGGGCTGGATCTGCTGGGCTGGCGCAGGGCGTGGctggagcaggggaggggaCCGCAGCTGGGGCGTGGTCTGggcgggggtttggggaggggtgaggggcaggGACTGAGCAGCAGGTGCAGCTGCTGGGGCGAGGGCGACAGTCTGGGGTACCTGAGGGGTCGGACGAGGTGCACCCCCAGCAGCGCTCTGGAGAGACCCCTGGGCCATTTGGTCTTCAAACAGGTCGGGGAATTCACCCACTTGGTTACTGACAAACTGGAGCATCTCTGTTGGGAGACCATGATGATGGTGTCAATCTGGGATGTTATGGCTCACTCCCATTGGCCAGTGTCCAATGACTTTGTAGCATGTGTCACGACCTAAGAGTACATAATCCACTAGGATACATGCTAAATACTTTGGCGAGAGGAACTGTACACGTATGAGGGAAGGACTGTGAACCACATACCCTTGGTTATAAAAAACGTGTATCTTGACTGACCTACAGATAATTAACACACCCAAGAGCACAGTGGCCTTCAGCTAGTGTGCTCACTGCAAGGCCAACAGTGGAAAAAAGGaatttacagtatatgaacCCTGACACTGCTAGAAACTGAGGGGAAAGACGCTGAGGCACGTTTTATTGGCAGGAGGAGATTACTGTAAAGAGGGCAAAAAGGCAAGGTTTATAACAGCGTCCTAACTACTGTAATGGCAGCCTGCCAAAACAGGGACGGGGCATACAATTCTGCACAGCTATGCAGCATTCGCTAAAGGCAAGAAGAAACCAATAGTGGTAtacagagagaatgaaaaatTAACAAGTCTGTCAGTACCAATGAAggacttcactgctgcattttgaaGACACGCTCTGACTAGAGGCCTTGCTTCTCTGATCAGTCAATATCACTACTGTTGCCTTTGCTTCCAAGCTGAAAGAAATGTTTCAACACCTACATCACATTCAAAACAGGCTGTGTCAGAGTTTGCGTGATAGACCGAGATTTCATATCTCGTTAGGTCCTACTTTCTTGCCCTTTTTCTTTCAGCAAAATCTGAGTATTCATCTCTGATCAGTTGACAAATTGGGTGGCTTCAACAGTCACCATCAAAGCAGGCTAACATGGCTAGACCACCTTTAATGCAAGTCAGATTTAAGGTAAGAAATAATTTGGCCGAgccaaaacatttaataaagtaCACTCGATAACCATCATTTAttatggtacaaatgtattcatgCACTAACAAGACTAGCAAAATATCGCTACTTTGCAATCTTTAAATTTACAAACGGACAAGAGAGCCATTTTGTCAAGTCCTCGCTGCACTTCTAAGTTCTACAAGTTTTATCTCACGAACTCTTGGGTTCGCTAGATCTAGGCTAGGGGGCCGAAAACGTATGGCCTGAGCCACACAGATAAAGCGACAGTACCGCCATCATTATCTCCACTTTGTCAATGAAAACAGCGGCCTTGAACGCGTGGGCACAACCTTGAACAGAGCAGGTACAGCGTTATCATTCTGGCATCCCAAGGAGGAAAGAATATGCTTCCCCGTTCGCAACTTAGTCACAAAAAATGTTCCCAGGCAAGAATCTTGCATTTTTTGTGACAGACGCCTTAGAGGTGTTTGGACATTTTTGTTCAAGGTAACTTCCTCCCCTACGGTGTTTCATCGTACCACAATGACACACGCAGCAAACGCTACTCATTGGAATAACAGACCAGCACCCGCAGAAAATGTGTCTcgggtattttttttacagtctctggtctcGTGAGTCCGTTTCCCGGGGTATAGAACTATGGAGACTGCGTTATGTAACCGCAAGTGGGAAATTCCACCAGGAATCGAAACACTGAAATAACTGTGTAAACACATTGTAGCCCCAGCTCGTGTAAACACCATTAGCAATAATATTTGTAAAACGCCGTGTATGCTTGCCTATAACCTTAGCgttgtttcatattttacatttgcagACTATAACTGCTTTTGATTTTTGGCGTATGACCTTTGTGTATAAAGTTTCTCACTGTTAATATGCGGCTAAAAGCTGAAGAAAGAGCAAATAGACTTCGGTTAAAACCAACACCCCATCAGTGAGCACTTTTCACGTCTTGTCCTCTCATCTTtacttattttatataattgcaCCTCTGCGTAGCCCATGGACTTCTTCTGTATAGCCTACTAACAACACAAAATGGTTTGTGCTTTTTGATCGACTTTTTCACATAAGCAAAATGTGCCAAGACTGTTCGATTAGTTGCTTTTCACATTCTTAACTTTTGACACACAAAGGAATTACATAACATGGCTACAGGATAGATACTTCAGAGCTCTGTGGTGCCTTTATTTCGCATAACAGCAGATCAACACGATGATATTCCATTCTCTGAAATTCCAGCTAATTGGAATATGCGCCTGACAGCTCCAAGAGCAAAGCATATCCTTTCGGTTAAACTCTTGTTTGATAAGGAGCGACGCAAACTGATGTTTATCTTGCGTGCTGTGACCAAACTCTGAACTCTGAGGCAGAACGATTTGCGATGCAGACAGGTTCCGAACAGGGAGAccggatggagagagagggtcgGGATTAGTCAGTCTCTATTTTTTCGGAATTCGTTGACAAATCCTACTAATGCAATTTACAGcttgaaaagcaaaaaacaaatgacagaaatgcgcaatacacagaacacaaagcGCAACCAGCAACACATATTGATGAAGAAAAACTGCTGAGAAACGCATTCATTctatacaaaaatgcaattaaaactaGTGAGCACGCACTGCACTGAGGACAAAGCAAATCATGACCGAAACATACGTGTAAAATAAGAAATAGTGTTATTACGATATTAATGACACCATAACACCAAGTCTGAGTTTTAGCGCATTTTACGCATTTCTGCTCAATATCATTTTGCTACATCATTTTAAGTAGCCTACAAGTGACAAAATTAAGATGCTTTTGGAAGTTTTATTTGGAACAGTTTTAAGGaaataacacacaaaataaacattaagaCAATTAAAAACATCGTGCTGATGAGTTTATccctttaaaattaaataacagcTTTTACCCATAACTCCACAATGAAATTATCTTGGCTAAATATTGCACACATCTAATGAACAACCTAAAGAGCCTGGGTCTTAGACAAAACATCAGTGTCATTGTTAACATGATACCCCACTACCTATCCGTCCATTTCAATGGCACTGACCGATTCGTCGGCTAGCTAGTAAGCTAACTAGTCAACTGATCTTGCGAGTATTGATTCGCTAGCCACAAAGCTACAACCGAACACGGTTTCATTAATATAGATACAGCGGGATCTAATTAATAATATTGACCAACACCGTCGCTAAtgcttcagtttaaaaaaaaaactttaaccaGCGAAAATCGTTCTGTCAGATACGTCAAAATTGGGTTAGACAATGTTAATGTCCCGTTATTAACGGTAGCTAGTTATAGAAACTTAACGTTACAGGAGTTTTACACATGGTAACTGCGGGGATGCGTCGCGAAATGACACCGATTGGATGCAACCAAGGCGGAAATGGGAAATGGGTCAAAACAAATCTGCCCTGAAACAACAAATAACTTTaaccaaagtgcttcacaaaacTCACCATCGATGTCACCGAGAGTAAATTCGTCTCCAAGCTCTGACAAGGTCGGATCCATATTTTCCATTGAGGATATGTACTCCCCGCCCTCCATGCTAGGTAAATTTCGGCGACTCTTCGCTTCCCAGCTTTAACTGGAGATTTCAAGcaagaagagaagaaaatgagCTCCAGTAAGTTAGGCTGCCTGGAATAATTCGCGCACCTTTTAGCTATCCGATTATCCCCTACTGTTATAATCAAGTGGAAAACTGTCAAAGGGAGGAAACAGATTTAAAATGCCTCGGCGAGGCGTCTAACTGTATTACAAGACCCATTTACACGCCAACGGTAGCCATCTTGATTGCCACAGATGACGTCATTTACAAACAGTGTCTATGAACGAGCACGGCTCTTGATTGGTGAAATCTTGGCTGTTGTTGTCATGAGACCAGGCAACACTAACCAATTAAAATACTCTCTACGGCGTGGTCTGATAGTACGTCACTGATCAGAAGCTTTCGAATAATTTGAATTGACCGCGCCCACTGAAAACCGAGCAATGCTGTGGTTCCTCAAATGGAAACCCCGCccaaatatattcataaaataatttataaattaatatttcatgacCACACGTCAAGATCCAGCAGACAGTTATCCATTATTCAAGAGCAATGTccgtatatttatttaataggcgAGGTTTCCCCTTTTCATTTCCTTACCTGCAACTTACATAATCCAGCACGGGTGGTCATCGTTTGCTTGTTCGTATGTTTGTATGTCCAGAAATCTAGCAATGTCACGTTTCACGTATTTACACTGAGAAATTATGCCATTCTTTGTGCCGTGTAAAACAATTTAGGATGACCCAGTATTATAAACAACACcatgaaaaaaattgtgataATCAGTGCACGGtttacattattaatattaaatcaattttgggATGTATATCATGATTGTGccacatttgtattttcataagCACAGCGAGTCATTATCAGTGCCAATACACAACGTTCATTATTTAATGATAAATCTGCACACAAATCTGTGTCTTTTTGCTCCTTCACATTCTCTAGCCTCACTCattcagataaaaaaagatgcatattttcaaaatcatatatttatttcacacagttCAGTAGGAAGATTTAGTGACACATCAACATTGCATTTCTTTGCAAAAAGGCACATTTGTTTAAACAGATAACTGTAAAGGACAGTTAAAACCAAATCACAATAATCAATTTTGTAACCATATTAACAGCAAAAGCAAGGCATGAATAACATACTgtgggggtgacatagctcaggaggtaagagcggttgtctggcagttgccggttcgatccccaccctgggcgtgtcaaagtgtccttgagtaagacacctaacccctaactgctctggtgaatgagaagcatctattgtaaagtgctttggataaaagcgctatataaatgcagtccatttaccatatactGCTTTGCGCACTGTATCATATTAATGACCTGACTGATCAATCTTGgtcaattttatttcattcattcactttaCACATGGGTTTccaaaaggagagagagcaaaataagaataaaaccATCTGAAATGTTAAAGATTTATAATCAACCGTTCTAACTTACAACTGCAGGTGACTAGAATAGAACATGCCG
This genomic window from Anguilla rostrata isolate EN2019 chromosome 17, ASM1855537v3, whole genome shotgun sequence contains:
- the srebf2 gene encoding sterol regulatory element-binding protein 2 isoform X2; translated protein: MEGGEYISSMENMDPTLSELGDEFTLGDIDEMLQFVSNQVGEFPDLFEDQMAQGSLQSAAGGAPRPTPQVPQTVALAPAAAPAAQSLPLTPPQTPAQTTPQLRSPPLLQPRPAPAQQIQPTQTLQVQTQAVPMQTQAVPVQAQALTVQTQSFPVQTQAQTVMFAPTLTTASPSRFIQNQVICHQSPTTSFQVLQPQMQSIMTSPQVQPMTIQHQRVLTPAGQTIQTLSTPSAVHTVSPQMQQVQQVLVHQPQILKTDSLVLTTLKPDGTQVLSTMQNPASITTLTTPIQTTALQVPTLMGGNILTTVPVMMGGGDKLPIKQLSSGVSHSMGNSRAGLDQGLGVGMGPGTGMKEGERRTTHNIIEKRYRSSINDKILELRDLVMGNDAKMHKSGVLRKAIDYIKYLQQVNHKLRQENLTLKMSNQKNKSVCLTDDSVEMKPEVVMMSPPASDSGSGSPHQFSPYCIDSEPASPLLEHEQVKSEPNSPSSVGVMDRSRLLLCALTFLCLSLNPLPSLLGSEARGGVSDARGAGPGWVAAGGGHGPTRSLFGLPSQTQNFAGWLWCLLPWVSVWVLSGVGAVWGCVRVLYLWEPITPLHSPKSVCFWRHRKQADLHLHRGDYAAADASLQTCLSVLSRALPTSGLDLACSLSWNVIRYCLHRPTPLGWLVRQIGGRHKGEESRTSARDAALVYHRLSQLQLTGKLAQRSSLWGLSLSLSAVNLSESAQGKMAPAQQAEIYVTAATALRVLLGHHLSCLPGYLLSCAEGVACQSDSRPLPEWLRWLFTPLGRQFFLSCDWSVNSESREGVYTSQRDPADPISQLHRCFCEKLLERAVHSLIQPHSNAGTSKRRDDNGEFASALEYLQLLNSCTEEPPTPTPPFPPPPSHNARPVGDPVCRWWALVLKAAAHWLQGDDAVVRSLLAEAERMPRALHTLDHPLPKAVSLLCKAVQLSLTSQKGEGTLSCQAHCERASSYLNTSISLPLAPPSNWLNKGVELLVCDLLLTLRTSLWQRGGGANGEPGPVLSSQLAGFQRDLSSLRRIGQCYRQAQHKVFLHETTVRLMAGASPTRTHQLLEHSLRRRSHNPESSAGECLLGERERAHAILLACRHLPLPLLTPPGHRARLLAEAKRTLERVGDRRSVQDCQQILLRLSGGTTIAAS
- the srebf2 gene encoding sterol regulatory element-binding protein 2 isoform X1 yields the protein MEGGEYISSMENMDPTLSELGDEFTLGDIDEMLQFVSNQVGEFPDLFEDQMAQGSLQSAAGGAPRPTPQVPQTVALAPAAAPAAQSLPLTPPQTPAQTTPQLRSPPLLQPRPAPAQQIQPTQTLQVQTQAVPMQTQAVPVQAQALTVQTQSFPVQTQAQTVMFAPTLTTASPSRFIQNQVICHQSPTTSFQVLQPQMQSIMTSPQVQPMTIQHQRVLTPAGQTIQTLSTPSAVHTVSPQMQQVQQVLVHQPQILKTDSLVLTTLKPDGTQVLSTMQNPASITTLTTPIQTTALQVPTLMGGNILTTVPVMMGGGDKLPIKQLSSGVSHSMGNSRAGLDQGLGVGMGPGTGMKEGERRTTHNIIEKRYRSSINDKILELRDLVMGNDAKMHKSGVLRKAIDYIKYLQQVNHKLRQENLTLKMSNQKNKSVCLTDDSVEMKPEVVMMSPPASDSGSGSPHQFSPYCIDSEPASPLLEHEQVKSEPNSPSSVGVMDRSRLLLCALTFLCLSLNPLPSLLGSEARGGVSDARGAGPGWVAAGGGHGPTRSLFGLPSQTQNFAGWLWCLLPWVSVWVLSGVGAVWGCVRVLYLWEPITPLHSPKSVCFWRHRKQADLHLHRGDYAAADASLQTCLSVLSRALPTSGLDLACSLSWNVIRYCLHRPTPLGWLVRQIGGRHKGEESRTSARDAALVYHRLSQLQLTGKLAQRSSLWGLSLSLSAVNLSESAQGKMAPAQQAEIYVTAATALRVLLGHHLSCLPGYLLSCAEGVACQSDSRPLPEWLRWLFTPLGRQFFLSCDWSVNSESREGVYTSQRDPADPISQLHRCFCEKLLERAVHSLIQPHSNAGTSKRRDDNGEFASALEYLQLLNSCTEEPPTPTPPFPPPPSHNARPVGDPVCRWWALVLKAAAHWLQGDDAVVRSLLAEAERMPRALHTLDHPLPKAVSLLCKAVQLSLTSQKGEGTLSCQAHCERASSYLNTSISLPLAPPSNWLNKGVELLVCDLLLTLRTSLWQRGGGANGEPGPVLSSQLAGFQRDLSSLRRIGQCYRQAQHKVFLHETTVRLMAGASPTRTHQLLEHSLRRRSHNPESSAEGECLLGERERAHAILLACRHLPLPLLTPPGHRARLLAEAKRTLERVGDRRSVQDCQQILLRLSGGTTIAAS